A section of the SAR202 cluster bacterium genome encodes:
- a CDS encoding cysteine hydrolase: MGRIGRQDIRWAMAKVKLINRSKMLTRMNEALEVDFSRSAVIQIDMHKFQMDAEYSTFPQDVANRILPVTAEFLDECRDLGLPVIHVMVYKRDLDKRGNLRTEAVNRTGKAYTPYGFPKKPNYDTGTAEGEFEWDVMPVLGPKEGDYVINQKKQETTSLLSTDLEHLIRSLDVDTFFVVGINTNNCVSNFCFDASDRMWTPILISDCVGSVHGEDLHEFALQNIPRTLGFAMSSEEAVGKIKRAKKSAKA; encoded by the coding sequence ATGGGCCGCATAGGGAGACAGGATATAAGGTGGGCCATGGCTAAAGTAAAGCTCATAAACCGCTCCAAGATGCTGACTCGCATGAACGAAGCACTGGAGGTGGACTTTTCCAGGTCGGCGGTCATACAGATCGACATGCACAAGTTCCAGATGGATGCCGAGTACTCGACGTTTCCGCAGGACGTGGCGAATCGCATACTGCCTGTGACGGCGGAGTTCCTGGACGAATGCCGCGACCTGGGGCTGCCGGTAATACACGTGATGGTTTACAAGCGAGACCTGGACAAGCGGGGGAACCTTCGGACGGAGGCGGTGAATCGGACGGGCAAGGCGTACACGCCCTACGGCTTCCCCAAGAAGCCTAACTACGACACCGGCACCGCCGAGGGGGAGTTCGAATGGGACGTAATGCCAGTCCTGGGGCCAAAAGAAGGCGACTATGTCATCAATCAGAAGAAGCAGGAGACCACCAGCCTCCTCTCCACCGACCTGGAGCATTTAATTCGAAGCCTGGATGTGGACACGTTTTTCGTCGTCGGCATCAATACCAACAACTGCGTGTCCAATTTCTGCTTCGACGCGTCGGACCGGATGTGGACGCCTATCCTCATCAGCGATTGCGTGGGATCGGTGCACGGGGAGGACTTGCACGAGTTCGCGCTGCAGAACATACCGAGGACACTGGGGTTCGCGATGTCGTCGGAGGAGGCGGTGGGGAAGATAAAGAGGGCGAAGAAGTCGGCCAAGGCTTAA
- a CDS encoding cysteine hydrolase: MAQKKGNSAYVEVIDRSDLLSSMERDLRIESSKTAVLTIEMTKRRLGDDAPLPPGVREGLLTNTEILLKLARGKGIPVIHCMSSLRDVEARARSRMPFARALVKSGESLSPYGPVHDEVMSIRDGTFKPDLVVSRAKDDYIVRSKKGLSCFYATDLEWLLRQLKREWVVLAGVSTNADVLATAYELTNRNLGAITIKDCVASTYGEDLHELGLQQLARCQGWVIGLDALEGKLRG, translated from the coding sequence ATGGCTCAGAAAAAGGGTAACTCCGCTTATGTAGAAGTCATCGACCGCAGCGACCTGCTGTCGTCGATGGAACGAGACCTACGCATCGAGTCGTCCAAGACGGCGGTGCTGACCATCGAGATGACGAAGCGGCGGCTGGGAGACGACGCGCCGCTGCCGCCGGGGGTGCGGGAGGGCCTGCTGACCAATACCGAGATTTTGCTGAAGCTGGCGCGGGGCAAGGGCATACCGGTCATCCACTGCATGTCGTCGCTGCGGGACGTGGAGGCGCGGGCGAGGTCGAGGATGCCGTTTGCGCGGGCGCTGGTGAAGAGCGGCGAGTCGCTGAGCCCCTACGGACCGGTACATGACGAGGTTATGTCAATCAGGGACGGTACCTTCAAGCCAGACCTGGTGGTGTCCAGGGCGAAGGACGATTACATCGTGCGGTCCAAGAAGGGGTTAAGCTGCTTCTACGCTACGGACCTTGAGTGGCTGCTGCGGCAGTTGAAGCGGGAGTGGGTGGTGCTGGCGGGGGTCAGCACCAACGCCGACGTGCTGGCTACAGCCTACGAGCTAACGAATCGAAACCTGGGCGCGATTACGATTAAGGACTGCGTCGCCAGCACCTACGGGGAGGACCTGCACGAGCTGGGGCTGCAACAGCTAGCGCGATGCCAGGGATGGGTGATAGGGCTGGATGCGCTGGAGGGGAAGCTTAGGGGCTAG
- a CDS encoding bifunctional (p)ppGpp synthetase/guanosine-3',5'-bis(diphosphate) 3'-pyrophosphohydrolase translates to MQQATSENIKELLVKIKGYLPRDKADQVEEAYNFASTAHKGQKRVSGGPYVEHPLSAASFLADLHLDATTLSAALLHDVVEDCGITQDDLKTKFGPDVAKLVDGVTKLTRMELTDWTAEGQGQAQAQDTEDRLKAETLRKMLVAMAEDIRVVLIKLADRLHNMQTLNALRPERQRAIAQETLDIYAPLANRLGIWEIKWRLEDLAFKCLDPEKYEQISQLVAVKREEREAYVADVENVLKTELEKVGLKSAQVSGRPKHIYSIYQKSLKYAGMGKHITDIYDLYALRVLVKTKEECYHALGVVHNMWRPMPGQFDDYIASPKENLYQSLHTTVMCKNATPLEVQIRTVEMHQLSEYGVAAHWRYKGGSGGDLKFDEKMTWLRQLLEWQPDVSGTEEFLESVKMDLFKDQVFVYTPKGKIIELPAGATPIDFAYRIHTELGHRCIGAKINGRLMSLDYQLQNGDTIEILTTKVARGPSLDWLNPNLGYIRTASARGAVRQWFRRQRRGDTIQMGRELLRKEAKRLNMKVDEEELASIFKQPNAEEFLIALGSGEITINQVLNRLSEKETKAQQEVKLDKVKAVNPGSGITVLGVGDLLTRLARCCGPIPGDHIVGFITRSRGVTVHKRECPSIQNEDEKERIVEVEWGQEKQLYPVRLEIQARNRVGLLRDITTRVSEEGVNIAAATSEDHTDGTAIISLTLHTTGMDQLSRLFAKLDSIRGVVSASRIVSSAAAGGRS, encoded by the coding sequence ATGCAGCAAGCTACGTCGGAAAACATAAAAGAACTGCTGGTCAAGATTAAGGGCTATCTGCCCCGAGATAAGGCCGACCAGGTGGAGGAAGCCTACAACTTCGCCTCCACGGCCCATAAGGGGCAGAAGCGGGTCTCGGGCGGGCCGTACGTAGAGCATCCCCTCAGCGCCGCCAGCTTTTTGGCCGACCTGCACCTGGACGCCACCACCCTGTCGGCAGCGCTGCTGCACGACGTTGTCGAGGACTGCGGCATCACCCAGGACGACTTGAAGACTAAGTTCGGACCGGACGTAGCCAAGCTCGTCGATGGCGTCACCAAGCTGACTCGGATGGAACTTACGGACTGGACCGCGGAAGGGCAGGGCCAGGCGCAGGCCCAGGATACCGAGGATCGCCTCAAGGCCGAAACCCTTCGCAAGATGCTGGTGGCCATGGCGGAGGATATCCGCGTGGTGCTAATCAAGCTGGCGGACCGGCTCCATAATATGCAGACCCTCAACGCCCTGAGGCCTGAGCGGCAGCGGGCTATAGCCCAGGAGACCCTGGACATCTACGCGCCGCTGGCAAATCGCCTGGGCATCTGGGAGATCAAGTGGCGGTTGGAGGACCTGGCCTTCAAGTGCCTGGACCCGGAGAAGTACGAGCAGATATCGCAGCTGGTGGCGGTCAAGCGGGAGGAGCGGGAGGCCTACGTGGCCGACGTCGAGAATGTTTTGAAGACTGAGTTGGAGAAGGTGGGGCTGAAGTCGGCCCAGGTGTCGGGCCGGCCAAAGCATATCTACAGCATCTATCAAAAGAGCCTGAAGTACGCCGGCATGGGCAAGCATATAACTGATATTTACGACCTCTACGCCCTGCGGGTGCTCGTAAAGACAAAAGAGGAGTGCTATCACGCCCTGGGCGTGGTGCATAACATGTGGCGGCCTATGCCCGGCCAGTTTGACGACTACATCGCCAGCCCAAAGGAGAACCTGTACCAGTCGCTGCACACCACAGTGATGTGCAAGAACGCGACGCCCCTGGAGGTGCAGATACGCACCGTGGAGATGCACCAGCTATCGGAGTACGGGGTGGCGGCCCACTGGCGGTACAAGGGTGGGTCCGGCGGCGACCTGAAGTTCGACGAGAAGATGACATGGCTCCGGCAGCTCCTGGAGTGGCAGCCGGACGTCAGCGGCACCGAGGAGTTCCTGGAATCGGTCAAGATGGACCTGTTCAAGGACCAGGTCTTTGTGTACACGCCCAAGGGCAAGATTATCGAGCTGCCGGCGGGGGCCACGCCCATTGATTTCGCCTATCGAATACATACCGAGCTGGGGCATCGGTGCATCGGCGCCAAGATAAACGGGCGGCTGATGTCGCTGGACTACCAGCTTCAGAACGGCGACACCATTGAAATCCTGACGACCAAGGTGGCGCGAGGGCCTAGCCTGGACTGGCTGAACCCCAACCTGGGGTACATTCGAACAGCCAGCGCGCGGGGCGCCGTGCGGCAGTGGTTCCGCCGACAGCGCCGCGGCGACACTATCCAGATGGGACGAGAGCTGCTTCGCAAGGAAGCCAAGCGTCTGAACATGAAGGTGGACGAGGAAGAGCTGGCGTCGATTTTCAAGCAGCCCAACGCGGAGGAGTTCCTCATTGCCCTCGGCTCCGGCGAGATCACTATCAACCAGGTGCTGAACCGGCTGTCGGAGAAGGAGACCAAGGCCCAGCAGGAAGTGAAGCTGGACAAGGTCAAGGCGGTAAACCCCGGCTCCGGCATCACGGTGCTGGGCGTGGGCGACCTTTTGACCCGCCTGGCGCGGTGCTGCGGCCCTATCCCCGGCGACCACATTGTCGGCTTCATAACCCGTTCTCGGGGTGTAACGGTCCACAAGCGGGAGTGCCCCAGCATCCAGAACGAGGACGAGAAGGAACGCATTGTGGAGGTGGAGTGGGGCCAGGAGAAGCAGCTTTATCCGGTACGGCTGGAGATACAAGCTCGAAATCGAGTGGGGCTGCTGCGAGACATCACGACTCGGGTGTCGGAGGAGGGGGTGAACATCGCCGCCGCTACATCGGAGGACCATACGGACGGCACGGCGATAATATCGCTGACGCTGCACACCACGGGGATGGACCAACTGAGCCGGCTCTTCGCCAAGCTGGACAGCATACGTGGCGTCGTGAGCGCCAGCCGCATAGTGAGCAGCGCCGCGGCCGGCGGACGCTCGTAG
- the lexA gene encoding transcriptional repressor LexA, translating into MKTRKKVSSRQQRMLDFIREFMAETGRPPTVRDIQKACNISSTSVVDYNLRLLQRDGLLRRQPDVARGIELLDRDGRSTSIMPRIPVMGYIAAGQPLPGPASDGWNQEPLEEIEVPRSMVRGHKEMYALRVRGTSMIDAYIDDGDMVIIEPSNDIRNGDMVVAWLKMEQEATLKKIYKEGDQVRLQPANSQMKPIYAMANNVETRGKVVGVLRGM; encoded by the coding sequence ATGAAGACGCGCAAGAAGGTCTCTTCCAGACAGCAGCGGATGCTGGATTTCATTCGAGAGTTCATGGCTGAAACGGGCCGCCCGCCCACAGTCCGAGATATACAGAAAGCGTGCAACATAAGCTCAACGTCTGTGGTGGACTACAACCTGCGGCTGCTTCAACGTGACGGCCTCTTGAGGCGCCAGCCGGACGTGGCCCGGGGCATTGAGCTTCTGGACAGGGACGGGCGCTCCACCAGCATTATGCCGAGGATACCTGTGATGGGGTACATCGCGGCGGGGCAGCCTCTGCCCGGGCCGGCCAGCGACGGCTGGAACCAGGAGCCCCTGGAGGAAATAGAGGTACCCAGGTCCATGGTGCGAGGGCATAAAGAGATGTACGCGCTGCGAGTCCGCGGCACGTCCATGATCGACGCGTACATAGACGACGGCGACATGGTGATCATCGAGCCATCCAATGACATTCGCAACGGCGATATGGTGGTGGCGTGGCTGAAGATGGAGCAGGAGGCCACCCTGAAGAAGATTTACAAGGAGGGCGACCAGGTGCGCCTGCAGCCCGCCAACAGCCAGATGAAGCCGATATACGCCATGGCTAACAACGTGGAGACGCGCGGAAAAGTGGTGGGTGTGCTGAGGGGAATGTAA
- a CDS encoding isocitrate/isopropylmalate dehydrogenase family protein: protein MADTKAISAAKEHFGKILEQQLARVERLKKDEPWADFSKMKPIKIGIIGGDGIGPFISAEAQRMLEYLLRKEVDQGKVVFKIIEGLTIENRARHMKSIPDDVLEQMKACPVTLKGPTHTPEKGDGWPNLESANVSMRKAFDLFANVRPVRMPQEKIDWTFYRENTEDLYAVGSQGLNVTEDLAIDFRVITTQGSERIIDAAFAHAKRNGKTKVTVVTKANVVKTTDGKFLDITRKVAERYPGITWDAWYIDIMTAKLLDTARRHEFQVLAMPNLYGDILTDEAAQIQGGVGTAGSANIGKQNAMFEAIHGSAPRMVQEGRAQYADPSSMIRASSMMLDHIGFPALAEKLNKAMDVCTQYEKKIVITGRSNGATAKEFGDYVMATVEDSKLEKRWEQYVKK, encoded by the coding sequence TTGGCGGACACTAAAGCAATATCGGCTGCCAAAGAGCATTTTGGCAAGATTTTAGAGCAGCAACTGGCACGGGTGGAGAGGCTGAAGAAGGACGAGCCCTGGGCTGACTTTTCCAAGATGAAGCCTATCAAAATCGGGATTATAGGCGGGGACGGCATCGGCCCCTTTATCAGCGCCGAGGCCCAGCGAATGCTGGAGTACCTGCTGCGCAAAGAGGTGGACCAGGGCAAGGTGGTCTTTAAGATCATCGAAGGGCTGACTATCGAGAACCGGGCGCGGCATATGAAATCGATACCGGACGACGTGCTGGAGCAGATGAAGGCCTGCCCTGTGACCCTGAAGGGGCCCACCCACACGCCGGAGAAGGGTGACGGGTGGCCGAACCTGGAGAGCGCCAACGTGTCCATGCGCAAGGCCTTCGACTTATTCGCCAACGTGCGGCCGGTGCGTATGCCCCAGGAAAAAATCGACTGGACGTTCTATCGAGAGAACACCGAGGACCTGTACGCCGTCGGCAGCCAAGGGCTGAACGTGACGGAGGACCTGGCTATCGATTTTAGGGTTATCACTACCCAGGGGTCGGAGCGGATCATCGACGCGGCTTTTGCCCATGCCAAGCGCAACGGCAAGACCAAGGTGACGGTGGTGACCAAGGCCAACGTGGTGAAGACCACCGACGGCAAGTTCCTGGATATCACGCGCAAGGTGGCGGAGCGATACCCCGGCATCACCTGGGACGCCTGGTACATCGACATAATGACGGCGAAGCTGCTGGACACGGCGCGTCGTCACGAGTTCCAGGTGCTGGCGATGCCTAACCTCTACGGCGACATTCTGACGGACGAGGCGGCGCAGATACAGGGGGGCGTCGGCACTGCGGGCAGCGCCAACATCGGCAAGCAGAACGCGATGTTCGAGGCCATTCACGGCAGCGCGCCACGCATGGTGCAGGAGGGCCGCGCCCAGTACGCCGACCCCAGCTCCATGATTCGCGCCAGCTCTATGATGCTGGACCACATCGGCTTTCCCGCCCTGGCGGAGAAGTTGAACAAGGCTATGGACGTTTGCACGCAGTACGAAAAGAAGATAGTTATCACTGGCCGCAGCAACGGCGCGACGGCCAAGGAGTTCGGCGATTACGTTATGGCGACGGTGGAGGACTCGAAGTTGGAGAAGCGCTGGGAACAGTACGTTAAGAAGTAG
- the rpsT gene encoding 30S ribosomal protein S20 has product MPAEKSHRASLRKQTRNKSVRSATRSAIAKARLSVEEDEGKTKGEENKTAVLEAVKTLDRAAQKGIIHPNNAARRKSRLMKQLKAGKA; this is encoded by the coding sequence GTGCCTGCAGAAAAGTCGCATCGCGCATCATTGAGGAAGCAGACTCGCAACAAAAGCGTGCGCTCCGCCACCCGCAGCGCCATAGCCAAAGCCCGGCTGAGTGTTGAAGAAGATGAGGGCAAGACCAAGGGCGAGGAAAACAAGACGGCGGTGCTGGAAGCGGTGAAAACCCTGGACAGGGCTGCCCAAAAGGGTATTATCCACCCTAACAACGCAGCCCGCCGCAAGTCCAGGCTCATGAAGCAGTTGAAGGCCGGCAAGGCCTAG
- the mdh gene encoding malate dehydrogenase translates to MRKKVTVVGAGNVGATTAERLHALGYCDVVLVDVVPDMPQGKALDMLESGPVIGSDSLITGSNGYAETAESDLVIITAGVARKPGMSRDDLLLTNMKIVGGVTREVVKYSPNTLIMAVSNPLDAMCHHAYEVSGLPKNRVFGMAGVLDTARFRTFIAQELKVSVEDVQAYVLGGHGDDMVPLVRYTSVAGIPISDLLPKEKVDALVKRARGGGGEIVALLKTGSAYYAPSAAIVQMAESILLDKKRILPACAYLEGEYGIKGLCVGVPVKLGARGVEQVIEIKLTADEQAMLNKSAASVKELVEVMHKAQKAAV, encoded by the coding sequence ATGCGGAAGAAGGTAACAGTAGTCGGGGCGGGGAACGTGGGGGCGACCACAGCCGAGCGATTGCACGCGCTGGGCTACTGCGACGTGGTGCTGGTGGACGTGGTGCCGGACATGCCCCAGGGCAAGGCCCTGGACATGCTGGAGTCGGGGCCGGTCATCGGGTCTGACTCGCTGATCACGGGCAGCAACGGCTACGCCGAGACGGCGGAGTCGGACCTGGTCATTATCACCGCCGGCGTCGCCCGAAAGCCCGGCATGAGCCGCGACGACCTGCTGCTGACCAACATGAAGATTGTCGGCGGTGTCACGCGGGAGGTGGTCAAGTACTCGCCAAACACTCTAATTATGGCGGTGAGCAACCCCCTGGACGCTATGTGCCATCACGCCTACGAGGTGTCGGGGCTGCCCAAGAACCGGGTCTTCGGCATGGCGGGTGTGCTGGACACGGCGCGATTTCGAACGTTCATCGCCCAGGAGCTGAAGGTGTCCGTCGAGGACGTGCAGGCGTACGTGCTGGGCGGCCACGGTGACGACATGGTTCCGCTGGTGCGCTACACCTCCGTGGCTGGCATACCCATTAGCGACCTGCTGCCCAAGGAGAAGGTGGACGCGCTGGTGAAGCGGGCGCGTGGTGGCGGCGGCGAGATTGTGGCGCTGCTGAAGACGGGAAGCGCGTATTACGCGCCGTCGGCGGCAATTGTGCAGATGGCGGAGTCGATATTGCTTGACAAGAAGCGCATACTGCCCGCCTGCGCCTATTTGGAGGGCGAGTACGGCATCAAGGGCCTCTGCGTGGGCGTGCCGGTGAAGCTGGGCGCCCGGGGCGTGGAGCAGGTCATCGAGATCAAGCTGACGGCGGATGAGCAAGCCATGCTGAACAAGTCGGCGGCCAGTGTGAAGGAGCTGGTGGAGGTCATGCACAAGGCGCAGAAGGCGGCGGTTTAG